The DNA sequence TGGCAGATTGTGTATCGTCAGGTGCAGGACGCAGGCATGAGCGTGTTACTGAGTACCGCCTATCTGGATGAAGCCGAGCGCTGTGATGAAGTAGTACTGATTCACGAGGGCAAACTGTTAGGGCAGGGTGAGCCGAAAGAATTCAGCCATGCAGTAGCCGGGCGCACCTTTAAAGTGACCGCCAGCGGACTGAAACACCGACGCTTACAGGAACAGCTGAGCCGGGCGCCCGGCGTACTGGATGCGCTAATTGATGGCGAGGCTGTGCGCCTGGTGATGACAAGCGCTCAGGCACCCTCGCCGGAAGAGCTTTTGCCAGGGCAGGCAGATGTTCACATCGCACCAGTGGAACCGCGTTTTGAAGATGCGTTTATTGCGCAGTTGAAAACCCGCCGGCCTGAGTCTGAAGAAACTCTTTCGCTAAAGCTGCAGATACAAGCCAGCGATGGAGATGAGGTCATCCGGGTAAATAAGCTGCAACGCCGTTTTGGTGATTTTATGGCGGTGAATAATGTGAGTTTCAGCGTTCGCCGGGGGGAAATTTTCGGCCTTCTGGGAGCGAACGGCGCCGGTAAATCAACCACATTCCGTATGCTCTGTGGACTATTGCCGGCCAGTGGTGGCGAACTGGCAGTAGCGGGGCACGACCTCCGTCGCGCAGCTGCCAGAGCAAGAAGCCGTATTGGCTATATGGCACAGAAGTTTTCACTTTATACCAACCTTTCGGTGATGCAGAACCTTCGTTTTTTCTCCAGCGCTTATGGCCTGCGAGGGACACAACAAAAAGCACGTATTGACTGGGCATTGACTACATTCGAGCTGGAGCCATTCCATAATGCCAATGCCGGGGATTTGCCGTTGGGCTATAAACAGCGCCTTTCCTTTGCTGCGGCGCTGATGCACGAACCCGAAATCCTGTTTCTCGACGAACCCACTTCCGGGGTTGATCCGCTCGCACGGCGGGAATTCTGGGCCCGTACCAACGCATTGGCAGAAGCCGGTGTCACGGTTCTGGTCACGACACATTTTATGGAAGAAGCCAATTATTGCGACCGGCTGGTGATCATGGCTGAAGGCGAAGTGCTGGCCGCGGGAACACCTCTTGAGATGAAAACCCAGGCACGAACAGCGAAACACCCAGACCCTAGTATGGAAGATGCCTTCATTCAGTTGATTGAGCAGCACCAGCAGAATCCGGGGATAACTGGATGACATCGCTTGCCGGAATGCGCCTGTGGGCGATGATTCGTAAAGAGAGCCTGCAGGTCCTGCGTGATCCGTCCAGCATTGCCATAGCCTTCATTATGCCTGTGGTACTACTCTTTCTTTTTGGCTATGGCGTCTCGCTGGACGCAAAACATATACCGGTGGGTATCGTTATTGAACAGCCGGATACGACAACCCAGTCCCTGGCCGGGGCTTTTGAACGTTCCGAATTTTTTAGCCCCCAGTACTTTACTGTCATCCAGACAGCTCAGCAGGCACTGAAGGAACGCAGGATCGACGGCATTGTATGGCTGCGCAATAACTTTTCTGCCCGGTTATTGTCTGGCGGTGAAGCGCCCATCGGCGTCATCGTCAACGGCGTGGACTCCAATCAGGCCAATATCACCCAGAGCTACATCCAGGGCACCTGGCAGGCATGGCTCAGCCACTATGCTGAAAGCCGTGGCAAGACACTGCAGATGCCGGTGAGCCTGGAACAGCGTGTGTGGTTCAATGCAGCCTTATCCAGCCGTATGTTTCTGGTGCCGGGTTTGATCGCTATCATCATGACCCTGATTGGTTCGCTGCTTACAGCCATGGTGGTAGCACGTGAATGGGAGCGTGGCACCATGGAGGCACTTATGGTAACTCCGCTACACCGGCTCGAGATACTGGCAGGCAAGCTGATCCCTTATTTTGTGTTGGGCATGGGAGGGATGCTGTTCAGTGTAGCCCTGGCCGTGTGGCAGTTCGATGTGCCTCTGCTTGGGTCCTTCTGGGTACTGATGCTCAGCTCGGCGCTGTTCATGTTAGTGGCACTGGCGATAGGCCTGCTGATTTCCATCGTCTCGAAAAATCAGTTCGTAGCAGGGCAGCTAGCCATAATTGTCACGTTCCTGCCTGCTTTTATCCTGTCTGGTTTTCTGTTCGACATTAATACAATGCCAGGCTGGATACAGCTCATCACTCATTTAGTGCCGGCACGCTATTTCGTTGCCATCCTGCAAACGCTGTTTCTCGCGGGTGATGTGTGGCCGGTAGTCCTGGCCAACATGGGCGCACTGCTTATTATGTCGTTGTTCTTTTTCACACTGGTGTGGCGGAACTTCCGCAAGCGGCTGGAGTAAGGCATGTATCCAAGACAGATTTTTGCTCTGGCCATCAAAGAGTTTCTTGCTCTTTTGCGCGACAAACGCAGCCGCTTTGTCATCATCGGACCGCCTCTGGCGCAATTGCTGGTGTTCGGTTTTGCCGCGACCTATGACCTTAATAATGTTGCAGTGGCAATCTATAACGAGGATCGGGGCGGGGCGGCTCGGGAATTGGTCAGCCGCATAGAAGGCTCGCCAAATTTTGAGGTTGTTGCTTACATCGACCATGACAGCGAAGTTGCACCGCTCATCAATAACCGGGATGTTCTGGTAGTACTGCACATTGGCCAGAATTTCAGTTCCGACCTGGTAAAAGGTACAACGACCCCCCTGCAAGTGATACTGGATGGCCGCAATTCCAACACTGCAATGATCGCCATGAACTACCTGCGCAATATCGTGCAGGATTACAACCTTGGCTGGCTGGCATCGCAGGGTGAAAGTGGCCTGCAGGTAACCCTTCAAACGCGATCCTGGTATAACGAAAACCTGCAGTCGCGCTGGTTTATCGTGCCCGGTATTGTCGGCCTGCTTACTCTGGTCGTCACACTTCTGGTGACGGCGTTGTCCGTGGCGCGTGAGCGGGAAAGCGGTACCTTCGACCAGCTACTGGTAACGCCTCTCCGGCCGGTGGAAATTCTCATCGGCAAGGCCATTCCCGGTATTGTCATCGGCTTGCTGGAAGCCACGCTGATCATTGTATTGATGGGTATTCTTTTCGATATTCCGTTACGCGGGAGCCTGGGGGCGCTTTACCTCGGTATTGTCTTGTTCCTGCTATCTGCGGTGGGGGTGGGCCTGATGATCTCGGCCATTTCGGTTACTCAGCAGCAGGCTGTTTTGGGAGCGTTTTTGTTTCTGGTTCCTGCAGTCATCCTTTCCGGGTTTTCCACTCCGATCGCGAATATGCCAGAAGTGGTCCAGTGGTTGACCTACCTTGATCCACTGCGGTATTTCCTGGTGATCGTACGTGGCGTCACTCTGGAAGGTAATGGGTATGCGTTACTGATCAACCAATACTGGCCCATGGCCGCGATTGGCGCGGTAACGCTGACACTGGCTGGCTGGTTGTTCAGGCACCGGATGTATTGAAAGGCAGATACGCAGCCCGCTTTGAAATTTGCGGGCTGCATGCCCTATATCAGGCTTTCGGGTAATTCTGGGGAAACAGTTCACGCCTGGCGGCTTCATCACGTTCCGTTTTGAAATCCAGGTCCTTACCTACTTCCCGAGCCTTTGCAGCGGCAGGGCGGCTGTTAATACTGTCAAACCAGCGCTGCAGATTCGGGAAATTTGCCATAGCTTCCGCACCCAGAATAAAGGGCCCTTTGTCGATCCATCCCCAGGCCGAGATATCCGCAATACTGAAGCTGTCGCCAACCAGGAACTCACGGTTTTCCAGATGCTTATCAAGCACCTCGTAATGACGCTCAGTTTCCCGCTCGTAGCGATTGATCGCATAATCAAGCTTTTCAGGCGCGAAGTGTTTGAAATGAACCGCCTGGCCAGAATAGGGGCCGACGCCGCTGGAGATGAACATCATCCATGACAGGAGTTCGGCGCGATCCTGGGGAGTGCCGGCTAGCTGGCCGGATTTCTCTGCCAGATAGAGCAAGATTGCCGTGGAATCGAAAACCCGTACGCCGTCGTCATCAATTGCAGGCACTTTTCCGTTGGGGTTAATACTGCGAAACGCGGGTAAATGCTGCTCGCCTTTCAGGGTGTCGACAGGCACCAATTCATAAGGCAAACCAGTTTCTTCCAGGTAAAACGCAACCTTCAGGGGATTCGGTGTCGGGTGAAAGAATAACTTAATCATATCTGTGCCTCCCATATTATTGAATGATCATTCAAACACTTCTTGAGTGATCATTCAAGTTAGTTGACAGCAACTCAGAGCTTTTATTTTAGAAACGATCGGTCTAATATATTGATCATGGAAACTAAACAGCCGACACGCCCACGCCGTGGGAGACCCCCGAAACACCGTGAAGATCTTATCAACACGCGTGAACTGCTATTGCGTGGAGGGCTGGAGGTACTGACAGAAAAGGGCTTTACCGGAACGGGGATAGACGAGATTCTTGGTCAGGTGGGAGTTCCAAAAGGGTCTTTCTATCACTACTTCAAAAGCAAAGAAGCTTTTGGCCTGGACCTGATAGACCATTACGGCCGTTTCTTTGCTCACAAGCTTGACCAGCATCTTCTCAATACCGAGCTTTCGCCACTGTCCAGATTGCATGCCTTCGTTGATGATGCAGCGGCCGGCATGGCCCGCTTTGAATACCGTCGTGGTTGTCTGATAGGTAACCTGGGGCAAGAGATGGGGTCTTTGCCGGAAAGTTTCCGTGATCGGTTAAGAGCAACATTTGAAGACTGGCAGGACCGTTTCGCCCGATGCCTTGAAGAAGCAAAGAAAGCCGGCGAATTATCAGAAAAGGTTGATACAAAACGCACAGCTGAATTCTTCTGGATTGGCTGGGAAGGGGCAGTGTTGCGTGCAAAACTGGATCAATCTGATACGGCACTTAATGTATTTGCCGAAAGTTTCTTCGCCAGCCTGCCAACACAATAAATTTTTTATCTTTTAATAGACGATCAGTCTAAATTGGGAGAAAAGGTTATGTTCAGAGGAATACTGATAGAAAAGAACGACGACCAGTACGGTGCCTCGATCAAAGAGATAGATGAGGCGCAATTGCCGGAGGGTGATGTAAAGGTTCAAGTCACCCATTCAACGCTCAACTATAAAGACGCACTGGCAATTACTGGCAAAGGTGCCGTGGTACGTAAGTTTCCCATGGTTCCGGGTATTGATCTGGCGGGCGTGGTGGAAGAAAGCTCTCACCCCGATTATAAAGCCGGAGACAATGTTTTACTGAATGGCTGGGGCGTAGGTGAGGGCCACTGGGGTGGTCTGGCACAGAAAGCGCGCTTGAACGGAGATTGGCTGATCCCTCTGCCGGAACAGTTCACACCAGCCCAGGCTATGGCCATTGGCACGGCGGGCTACACGGCAATGTTGTGTGTACTCGCACTAGAGCGCCATGGAGTAAAGCCCTCTGATGGCGACATTCTGGTTACAGGGGCTACCGGGGGCGTTGGCAGTGTTGCTGTAGCCGTTCTGGCAAAGCTCGGCTATTCAGTGGTTGCAGTTACCGGGCGCTCACAAGACTCAGTTTATCTGAAGCATCTGGGCGCTACGGAAATCCTTGATCGTCTGGAATTTTCCCAGCCAGGTAAGCCCTTGGGTAAAGCCCGCTGGGCTGGTGCAGTAGATGTTGCCGGGGGACACGTGCTGGCAAATATCTGCGCCACAATGAAGTACCGGGGCGTTGTTACTGCCTGCGGCCTGGCAGCAGGCATGGAGTTTCCGGCAACTGTTGCACCGTTCATTCTGCGGGGTGTCACCCTGGCCGGCATCGATAGCGTGATGTGCCCACGGCCGGACAGGCTTGAAGCCTGGCAGCGCCTGGCTACAGACCTGGATCTTGAGAAGCTGGGCCAGATAGGCTCCGAGATAGGGCTCGATGAAGTTATTTCCTCCGCCGAGAAGCTCCTGAACGGGGAAATCCGGGGCAGGGTCGTTGTGGATGTAAACAGATAACCAGTGTAGGCCAGTGTGCTGACAGCACACTCAAAGTATTTTTGAGGAGATCGTTATGACATCAGATAAATTGCAATCAATCAGCCGTTTTCCCGTTCCAAGTCTGGATGAAATGCCTGAAGATATTCGTGCAAGAATCGAAGCCGTGCAGGAAAAATCCGGGTTTATTCCAAACGTTTTTCTGGTGCTCGCCCACAGGCCCGATGAGTTCCGCGCTTTCTTTGCGTACCACGATGCACTGATGGAAAAGCCAGGAAATCTGACCAAGGCTGAACGTGAGATGATAGTCGTCGCCACCAGTAGTGCTAACCAGTGTCAGTATTGCGTGATTGCCCATGGCGCAATACTTCGCGTACGCGCAAAGAATCCGCTAATCGCTGATCAGGTAGCCACGAACTACCGGAAAGCCGAAATCACCGAGAAACAGAAAGTCATGCTGGATTTTGCCATGAAGGTTTCCCGACAGGCAGAGTTTGTAGGCGAGCAGGACTTCGAGTTACTGAAATCAAACGGCTTTGATGAAGAGGATATCTGGGATATCGCCGGGATTTCAGCGTTCTTCGGATTGTCCAACCGTATGGCCAATGTGACAAACATGGTGCCAAACCCAGAGTTCTACTCAATCGGTCGATAGAGCGGGAAGTCCTCTTATTCACGAAGCCGGTTGGCCGGTCGGGATTGCATAGTGATCCCGGCCGGCTTTTCAGCAGAAGAGCATGTGGACGTTATTGGTGAAAAATATCTGATCCTCATACTCCATTTAACATAATATACATTATGCGCAGTAGAGTATTGGAGCAGCAGCCGTATCTTCGGGGAGCACCGGCTGTGGTAACAGGCGGAACGGCTCTCCCTCGACGCTCTCACACAGACAAAGCGCAATGGCGCTCAAAATACAGCGCGGAACGCAACGACACAGATTAGCCATCTCAAAGTTGCTGCTAACAGGCGCGCTTGTGCTCCGACAATCTGTCTCGCCGCAACCCGGAGGCTCTCGCCGGACGACGACAGTTATCCGTTTAGGGTTTGACGAGTGGCATCCAGCAACCAAGAGTCACTGCGCCACCGTACCTACCTGTTGTGTCGGCCTGGCAGAATCTTTCAGGGAATCCTGCTGGACGTTTTTTTCAAGCAAGAAAGAATCGCCCAGGCTGCTGGTAGCCTTGCAGGATGATCCTGTTCGCTTCGGTTATGGCGATATCGTCTGTTGTAACCAGGATATGGCGTGATTGCTGGATTACCGGGGATGGTGCCACCTCGAAAAGCAGAACGCATATCCAGGGTGCCATCCGTCCTTTTTCCGGGACATGGGTGTGGACCGTCTATGGGACATGAAAGTGCACCATAACAGAGTCGAAGCGCTCCAATGCCGGCTTGTAGAGCGCGACACGGCTGGCAGCTGAAAACAGGAAAGCAATACTGGAAATAGCAACAAAAAAGAGGCTTTACACAATGTCCAATATTTGGGAGTATTGGACATTACAGCAACCTATTCAGAGTACCCGTAGCGAAAGGCAAACTGCATGAACTCCAGAGCCAGCTTCCCCGGCTTTCCTTTATTTGACACCGCCGATCTCATCCACGAACAGGCGGACCTGGCACTGTATCCCGACTTGCAGAAAGCCCTGGGGTCACTCCCGATACCCCAGCAAGCAGCCCTGGATGACTTTCATATCGCCCTGAAGTTTCTCGCCAAATACAGCGATGTATCAGGTACATTCAACCGTTTTCGCAGCGAAATCCAGCGTTTTCTCAACTACACCTGGCAGATTGCCAAGCGCTCCCTTGCCCAGGCCGACTCTGACCTTGTCAGCAGTTACTTTACCTTCCTGAAAACACCCCCAAAACCATGGATCTCCTGCGGCATTTACGCCGGGTTCGTCAGCAAAAATGGCCAGCGCCGATTCAACCCCCAATGGCGCCCTCTGGCATTGCGGTCAAAAGACCCCAAAGCCCCCTACTCCATGACGCAGGCGAGCCTGAATGCCAGCCGAACCGCGCTGCAGACCTTTTTCAAATACCTCCTGCTTCATGATTTCCTGCGGCGGAACCCCCTGCTGGATGTAAGAAAGCGGGACCGTAATGCCAAGCCCAATATGAATTCGGATAAAGACGAAAATGTCCGTCGGCTGACGGACTGGCAGTGGTCTTACTTGCTGGAGACGCTGACCGATCTGGCGAGCAAGGATGCCCGCTACGAGCGCCATCTGTTTGTGATCGTTACCATGAAAAGCCTGTTTCTTCGGGTCAGCGAACTGGCGCCCAGGCCCGTAGATCGGGGCCAGCTGAGAACGCCCACCTTTGGTGACTTCCGGCGCATCATCATTAATGGAGAGTCTTACTGGGTCTACTCGGTGTTTGGCAAAGGCGACAAAACCCGCCAGGTGACTCTCCCGGATGCCTACATGGATTACCTGAAGCGGTGGCGCAACCATCTGCAGCTCACCTCCCCCCTGCCCGTTCCCGGCGAAACCACGCCAATTCTGCCGTCCAAAAAAGGCAATGCCATTGGCAAAAGGCAGGTACAGCGCATATACGAACAGGCCATGGTGGCCACTGCGGACAGAATGGAAAAGGAAGGCTTCCAGGACGAAGCCAAACAGATCCTGGCCATTCGCTCCGAAACCCACTATCTACGCCATACCGGCGCAAGCCAGGCCATTGAGGCGGGAGCCGATATCCGTCACATCAGCGAAGAGCTGGGACACGCCAATGCCACATTCACTGAATCCGTATACGTCAATTCAGAGCAGGCGCGCCGCCGTACTGAAGGGCGGAGGCGGCTGGTTTGAAAAATGTGAGGCTCCCCCGTCAGCTATGGTGGCCTCGGGCTCAAGCTGGTGTCGCAGGCACCGTATAGCACACAAGGCCAGCCGGGTAAGTAGGCCGTGTTTGGCACACTCCGCGCGCTCAATAACTAAGTGCAACACCCTCTGATCGAGTAAGGTGTTGTCATGAAAAATCACTACCACCACCTCAGCACAACAGACCGTGTCACACTCATGCTGATGATGCGTCAGGGAGCCAGCCTTCGGGCCGTCGCTCGTGAGTTGAAGTGTTCTCCCAGTACTTTGAGCCGGGAGTTGCACTTGGAGTTGGCGACCGCCCACTTACGGACAATAATCATATTGCGCTGTTGATTATTGCTGTTTTCCAACGAGATTTTACGGAAACTTGGCAGCCGTACCCTTTAAGGTCAATTTTTTTCAAAGCTTTATTATTGGACTTTAAGAGTTTTCTAAGCCATCCCTTAGCTACAAACCCACCCCCCTTTGACAAATCCAATATAAGCTTTTTCATATTTGCATTGCACTTAGAATCAGCGGACAACATATCTTCAACAACATCCAAAGTCCTTTCATTGAAGCTGTTCTTATACAATCTTACTGTTGCATCCTCTCCAATTATGGCAACAATAAGGTCATATAGATTTTCTCTTTCAGACTTGCTCAACATGTCAAATTCCTTTTAACAACTTATTATATTCAACTTGATCAACATTCATCCCGGAAAGCATTAGAATATGCTCAGACATATTTACATCCACTAAAAATGACAAGCACGAATCCACACCACATGCCGTGTAGATTAATTTTCCATTACTTTCCGTTTTAGTTACTTCCGGATTATTATATATTCGCTTCGTCTCCTCCCAGGAATTCCTAAAAAGATCGGCATATGGCTGCGAAAGATTGCTTGTAGATTTTAACCCTAGCGAATACTCTGGATACTCTGAGAGATCAAAATCAGAAGGCAAAGATTCAACACCTTTATCTATTATAAGACCAGACAAAACACTACCATCTGAAAACCTAACAGAAATTGAATCCGACTGAAAAAATATTGCTCCGCCCAACTCTTCTAACGGAATACTAATCTTGAAATA is a window from the Marinobacter sp. ANT_B65 genome containing:
- a CDS encoding peroxidase-related enzyme (This protein belongs to a clade of uncharacterized proteins related to peroxidases such as the alkylhydroperoxidase AhpD.), which produces MTSDKLQSISRFPVPSLDEMPEDIRARIEAVQEKSGFIPNVFLVLAHRPDEFRAFFAYHDALMEKPGNLTKAEREMIVVATSSANQCQYCVIAHGAILRVRAKNPLIADQVATNYRKAEITEKQKVMLDFAMKVSRQAEFVGEQDFELLKSNGFDEEDIWDIAGISAFFGLSNRMANVTNMVPNPEFYSIGR
- a CDS encoding helix-turn-helix domain-containing protein encodes the protein MKNHYHHLSTTDRVTLMLMMRQGASLRAVARELKCSPSTLSRELHLELATAHLRTIIILRC
- a CDS encoding glutathione S-transferase family protein, with the translated sequence MIKLFFHPTPNPLKVAFYLEETGLPYELVPVDTLKGEQHLPAFRSINPNGKVPAIDDDGVRVFDSTAILLYLAEKSGQLAGTPQDRAELLSWMMFISSGVGPYSGQAVHFKHFAPEKLDYAINRYERETERHYEVLDKHLENREFLVGDSFSIADISAWGWIDKGPFILGAEAMANFPNLQRWFDSINSRPAAAKAREVGKDLDFKTERDEAARRELFPQNYPKA
- a CDS encoding ABC transporter permease codes for the protein MYPRQIFALAIKEFLALLRDKRSRFVIIGPPLAQLLVFGFAATYDLNNVAVAIYNEDRGGAARELVSRIEGSPNFEVVAYIDHDSEVAPLINNRDVLVVLHIGQNFSSDLVKGTTTPLQVILDGRNSNTAMIAMNYLRNIVQDYNLGWLASQGESGLQVTLQTRSWYNENLQSRWFIVPGIVGLLTLVVTLLVTALSVARERESGTFDQLLVTPLRPVEILIGKAIPGIVIGLLEATLIIVLMGILFDIPLRGSLGALYLGIVLFLLSAVGVGLMISAISVTQQQAVLGAFLFLVPAVILSGFSTPIANMPEVVQWLTYLDPLRYFLVIVRGVTLEGNGYALLINQYWPMAAIGAVTLTLAGWLFRHRMY
- a CDS encoding tyrosine-type recombinase/integrase; this translates as MNSRASFPGFPLFDTADLIHEQADLALYPDLQKALGSLPIPQQAALDDFHIALKFLAKYSDVSGTFNRFRSEIQRFLNYTWQIAKRSLAQADSDLVSSYFTFLKTPPKPWISCGIYAGFVSKNGQRRFNPQWRPLALRSKDPKAPYSMTQASLNASRTALQTFFKYLLLHDFLRRNPLLDVRKRDRNAKPNMNSDKDENVRRLTDWQWSYLLETLTDLASKDARYERHLFVIVTMKSLFLRVSELAPRPVDRGQLRTPTFGDFRRIIINGESYWVYSVFGKGDKTRQVTLPDAYMDYLKRWRNHLQLTSPLPVPGETTPILPSKKGNAIGKRQVQRIYEQAMVATADRMEKEGFQDEAKQILAIRSETHYLRHTGASQAIEAGADIRHISEELGHANATFTESVYVNSEQARRRTEGRRRLV
- a CDS encoding ABC transporter permease; its protein translation is MTSLAGMRLWAMIRKESLQVLRDPSSIAIAFIMPVVLLFLFGYGVSLDAKHIPVGIVIEQPDTTTQSLAGAFERSEFFSPQYFTVIQTAQQALKERRIDGIVWLRNNFSARLLSGGEAPIGVIVNGVDSNQANITQSYIQGTWQAWLSHYAESRGKTLQMPVSLEQRVWFNAALSSRMFLVPGLIAIIMTLIGSLLTAMVVAREWERGTMEALMVTPLHRLEILAGKLIPYFVLGMGGMLFSVALAVWQFDVPLLGSFWVLMLSSALFMLVALAIGLLISIVSKNQFVAGQLAIIVTFLPAFILSGFLFDINTMPGWIQLITHLVPARYFVAILQTLFLAGDVWPVVLANMGALLIMSLFFFTLVWRNFRKRLE
- a CDS encoding ATP-binding cassette domain-containing protein — translated: MGTAALTFAAVSKAFSSGGRQILALENMSFSIQPGRVTGLMGPDGAGKTTLMRLAAGLLVPDTGNIRVLGIDAVAEPLSVQSSVGYMPQRFGLYEDLSVQENLDLYADLQGVPKAERLARYTDLMQMTGLSPFTRRLAGHLSGGMKQKLGLACTLVRSPRLLLLDEPTVGVDPVSRRELWQIVYRQVQDAGMSVLLSTAYLDEAERCDEVVLIHEGKLLGQGEPKEFSHAVAGRTFKVTASGLKHRRLQEQLSRAPGVLDALIDGEAVRLVMTSAQAPSPEELLPGQADVHIAPVEPRFEDAFIAQLKTRRPESEETLSLKLQIQASDGDEVIRVNKLQRRFGDFMAVNNVSFSVRRGEIFGLLGANGAGKSTTFRMLCGLLPASGGELAVAGHDLRRAAARARSRIGYMAQKFSLYTNLSVMQNLRFFSSAYGLRGTQQKARIDWALTTFELEPFHNANAGDLPLGYKQRLSFAAALMHEPEILFLDEPTSGVDPLARREFWARTNALAEAGVTVLVTTHFMEEANYCDRLVIMAEGEVLAAGTPLEMKTQARTAKHPDPSMEDAFIQLIEQHQQNPGITG
- a CDS encoding TetR/AcrR family transcriptional regulator, producing METKQPTRPRRGRPPKHREDLINTRELLLRGGLEVLTEKGFTGTGIDEILGQVGVPKGSFYHYFKSKEAFGLDLIDHYGRFFAHKLDQHLLNTELSPLSRLHAFVDDAAAGMARFEYRRGCLIGNLGQEMGSLPESFRDRLRATFEDWQDRFARCLEEAKKAGELSEKVDTKRTAEFFWIGWEGAVLRAKLDQSDTALNVFAESFFASLPTQ
- a CDS encoding MDR family oxidoreductase yields the protein MFRGILIEKNDDQYGASIKEIDEAQLPEGDVKVQVTHSTLNYKDALAITGKGAVVRKFPMVPGIDLAGVVEESSHPDYKAGDNVLLNGWGVGEGHWGGLAQKARLNGDWLIPLPEQFTPAQAMAIGTAGYTAMLCVLALERHGVKPSDGDILVTGATGGVGSVAVAVLAKLGYSVVAVTGRSQDSVYLKHLGATEILDRLEFSQPGKPLGKARWAGAVDVAGGHVLANICATMKYRGVVTACGLAAGMEFPATVAPFILRGVTLAGIDSVMCPRPDRLEAWQRLATDLDLEKLGQIGSEIGLDEVISSAEKLLNGEIRGRVVVDVNR